A single Hippopotamus amphibius kiboko isolate mHipAmp2 chromosome 5, mHipAmp2.hap2, whole genome shotgun sequence DNA region contains:
- the OGA gene encoding protein O-GlcNAcase isoform X2 — MNQPVRRILIERFYGRPWVMEQRKELFRRLQKWELNTYLYAPKDDYKHRMFWREMYSVEEAEQLMTLISAAREYEIEFIYAISPGLDITFSNPKEVSTLKRKLDQVSQFGCRSFALLFDDIDHNMCAADKEVFSSFAHAQVSITNEIYQYLGEPETFLFCPTEYCGTFCYPNVSQSPYLRTVGEKLLPGIEVLWTGPKVVSKEIPVESIEEVSKIIKRAPVIWDNIHANDYDQKRLFLGPYKGRSTELIPRLKGVLTNPNCEFEANYVAIHTLATWYKSNMNGVRKDVVMTDSEDSTVSIQIKLENEGSDEDIETDVLYSPQMALKLALTEWLQEFGVPHQYSSRQVAHSGAKASVVDGTPLVAAPSLNATTVVTTVYQEPIMSQGAALSGEPTALTKDEEKKQPDEEPMDMVVEKQEETDHKNDSQILTEIVEAKMAEELKPMDTDKESIAESKSPEMSMQEDCISDIAPMQTDEQTNKEQFVPGPNEKPLYTAEPVTLEDLQLLADLFYLPYEHGPKGAQMLREFQWLRANSSVVSVNCKGKDSEKIEEWRSRAAKFEEMCGLVMGMFTRLSNCANRTILYDMYSYVWDIKSIMSMVKSFVQWLGCRSHSSAQFLIGDQEPWAFRGGLAGEFQRLLPIDGANDLFFQPPPLTPTSKVYTIRPYFPKDEASVYKICREMYDDGVGLPFQSQPDLIGDKLVGGLLSLSLDYCFVLEDEDGICGYALGTVDVTPFIKKCKISWIPFMQEKYTKPNGDKELSEAEKIMLSFHEEQEVLPETFLANFPSLIKMDIHKKVTDPSVAKSMMACLLSSLKANGSRGAFCEVRPDDKRILEFYSKLGCFEIAKMEGFPKDVVILGRSL; from the exons ATGAACCAACCTGTTAGAAGAATCTTAATAGAAA GATTTTATGGAAGACCATGGGTTATGGAACAGAGAAAAGAACTCTTTAGAAG gCTCCAGAAATGggaattaaatacatatttgtatgCTCCAAAAGATGACTACAAACATAGGATGTTTTGGCGAGAGATGTATTCAGTGGAGGAAGCtg AGCAACTTATGACTCTCATCTCTGCTGCACGGGAATATGAGATAGAGTTCATCTATGCTATCTCACCTGGATTGGATATTACCTTTTCTAACCCCAAGGAAGTATCTACATTGAAGCGCAAACTGGACCAG gtTTCTCAGTTTGGATGCAGGTCGTTTGCCTTGCTTTTTGATGATATTGACCATAATATGTGTGCAGCTGACAAAGAGGTATTCAGTTCTTTTGCTCATGCCCAGGTCTCCATCACAAATGAAATTTATCAGTACCTAGGAGAGCCAGAAACTTTCCTCTTCTGTCCCACAG AATATTGTGGCACTTTCTGTTATCCAAATGTGTCTCAGTCTCCTTATTTAAGGACTGTGGGTGAAAAGCTCCTACCTGGAATTGAGGTGCTTTGGACAG GTCCCAAAGTTGTTTCTAAAGAAATTCCAGTAGAGTCCATTGAAGAGGTTTCTAAGATTATTAAGAGAGCTCCAGTAATCTGGGATAACATTCATGCTAATGATTATGATCAGAAGAGACTGTTTCTGGGCCCATACAAAGGAAGATCCACAGAACTCATCCCGAGGTTAAAAGGAGTCTTGACTAATCCAAATTGTGAATTTGAAGCCAACTATGTTGCTATCCACACCCTTGCCACCTGGTACAAATCAAACATGAATGGAGTGAGGAAAGATGTAGTGATGA CTGATAGCGAAGACAGTACTGTATCGATCCAGATAAAGTTAGAAAATGAAGGCAGTGATGAAGATATAGAAACTGATGTACTCTATAGTCCACAGATGGCTCTGAAGTTAGCTTTAACAGAATGGTTGCAGGAATTTGGCGTACCTCATCAGTACAGCA GTAGGCAAGTTGCACACAGTGGGGCTAAAGCAAGTGTAGTTGATGGGactcctctagttgcagcacccTCTTTAAATGCCACAACTGTAGTTACAACTGTTTACCAGGAGCCCATTATGAGCCAGGGAGCAGCCTTGAGTGGTGAGCCTACAGCTCTGACCAaggatgaagaaaagaaacagccagATGAGGAACCCATGGACATGGTAgtggaaaaacaggaagaaacagacCACAAGAATGACAGTCAAATACTAACTGAAATCGTTGAAGCTAAAATGGCAGAGGAATTGAAACCAATGGACACTGATAAAGAGAGCATAGCTGAATCAAAATCCCCAGAGATGTCTATGCAGGAAGATTGCATTAGTGATATTGCTCCTATGCAGACTGATGAACAGACAAACAAGGAGCAGTTTGTTCCTGGTCCAAACGAAAAGCCTTTGTACACAGCAGAACCAGTGACTCTGGAGGATTTGCAGTTACTTGCTGACCTGTTTTACCTTCCTTATGAGCATGGACCCAAAGGAGCACAGATGTTGCGGGAGTTCCAGTGGCTTCGAGCAAATAGCAGTGTTGTCAGTGTCAATTGCAAAGGAAAAGACTCTGAGAAA ATTGAAGAATGGCGGTCACGAGCAGCCAAGTTTGAAGAGATGTGCGGACTAGTGATGGGAATGTTTACTCGGCTCTCCAATTGTGCCAACAGGACAATCCTTTATGACATGTACTCCTATGTGTGGGATATCAAGAGTATAATGTCTATGGTGAAGTCTTTTGTACAATGGTTAG GGTGTCGTAGTCATTCTTCAGCACAGTTCTTAATTGGAGACCAAGAACCCTGGGCCTTTAGAGGTGGTCTAGCAGGAGAGTTCCAG cGTTTGCTGCCAATTGATGGGGCAAATGACCTCTTTTTTCAACCACCCCCACTGACTCCTACCTCCAAAGTTTATACTATCAGACCATATTTTCCTAAAGATGAG GCTTCCGTGTACAAGATTTGCAGAGAAATGTATGACGATGGCGTTGGTTTACCTTTTCAAAGTCAACCTGACCTTATTGGAGATAA GTTAGTAGGAGGGCTCCTTTCCCTCAGCCTGGATTACTGTTTTGTCCTAGAAGATGAAGATGGCATATGTGGTTATGCGCTGGGCACTGTAGATGTGACccccttcattaaaaaatgtaaaatttcctgGATTCCCTTCATGCAGGAGAAGTATACCAAACCAAATGGTGACAAAGAACTCTCTGAGGCTGAG aaaataatgtTGAGTTTCCATGAAGAGCAGGAAGTGTTGCCAGAAACTTTCCTTGCCAACTTCCCTTCTCTGATAAAGATGGATATTCACAAAAAAGTAACTGATCCAAGTGTAGCTAAAAGCATGATGGCTTGCCTCCTGTCTTCACTGAAGGCTAATG gctCCCGAGGGGCTTTCTGTGAAGTGAGACCTGATGATAAAAGAATTTTGGAATTTTACAGCAAGTTAGGCTGTTTTGAAATTGCAAAAATGGAAGGATTTCCAAAGGATGTGGTTATACTTGGTCGGAGCCTGTGA
- the OGA gene encoding protein O-GlcNAcase isoform X5: MVQKESQAALEERESELNSNPAASAGASLESQAAPAPGEDNPAGAGGAAVAGAAGGARRFLCGVVEGFYGRPWVMEQRKELFRRLQKWELNTYLYAPKDDYKHRMFWREMYSVEEAEQLMTLISAAREYEIEFIYAISPGLDITFSNPKEVSTLKRKLDQVSQFGCRSFALLFDDIDHNMCAADKEVFSSFAHAQVSITNEIYQYLGEPETFLFCPTEYCGTFCYPNVSQSPYLRTVGEKLLPGIEVLWTGPKVVSKEIPVESIEEVSKIIKRAPVIWDNIHANDYDQKRLFLGPYKGRSTELIPRLKGVLTNPNCEFEANYVAIHTLATWYKSNMNGVRKDVVMTDSEDSTVSIQIKLENEGSDEDIETDVLYSPQMALKLALTEWLQEFGVPHQYSSRQVAHSGAKASVVDGTPLVAAPSLNATTVVTTVYQEPIMSQGAALSGEPTALTKDEEKKQPDEEPMDMVVEKQEETDHKNDSQILTEIVEAKMAEELKPMDTDKESIAESKSPEMSMQEDCISDIAPMQTDEQTNKEQFVPGPNEKPLYTAEPVTLEDLQLLADLFYLPYEHGPKGAQMLREFQWLRANSSVVSVNCKGKDSEKIEEWRSRAAKFEEMCGLVMGMFTRLSNCANRTILYDMYSYVWDIKSIMSMVKSFVQWLGCRSHSSAQFLIGDQEPWAFRGGLAGEFQRLLPIDGANDLFFQPPPLTPTSKVYTIRPYFPKDEASVYKICREMYDDGVGLPFQSQPDLIGDKR, encoded by the exons ATGGTGCAGAAGGAGAGCCAGGCGGCGCTGGAGGAGCGGGAGAGCGAGCTCAACTCCAACCCTGCCGCCTCCGCGGGGGCATCGTTGGAGTCGCAGGCAGCTCCAGCCCCTGGAGAAGACAACCCAGCCGGGGCCGGGGGAGCAGCGGTGGCAGGGGCGGCAGGAGGGGCTCGGAGGTTCCTATGTGGCGTGGTGGAAG GATTTTATGGAAGACCATGGGTTATGGAACAGAGAAAAGAACTCTTTAGAAG gCTCCAGAAATGggaattaaatacatatttgtatgCTCCAAAAGATGACTACAAACATAGGATGTTTTGGCGAGAGATGTATTCAGTGGAGGAAGCtg AGCAACTTATGACTCTCATCTCTGCTGCACGGGAATATGAGATAGAGTTCATCTATGCTATCTCACCTGGATTGGATATTACCTTTTCTAACCCCAAGGAAGTATCTACATTGAAGCGCAAACTGGACCAG gtTTCTCAGTTTGGATGCAGGTCGTTTGCCTTGCTTTTTGATGATATTGACCATAATATGTGTGCAGCTGACAAAGAGGTATTCAGTTCTTTTGCTCATGCCCAGGTCTCCATCACAAATGAAATTTATCAGTACCTAGGAGAGCCAGAAACTTTCCTCTTCTGTCCCACAG AATATTGTGGCACTTTCTGTTATCCAAATGTGTCTCAGTCTCCTTATTTAAGGACTGTGGGTGAAAAGCTCCTACCTGGAATTGAGGTGCTTTGGACAG GTCCCAAAGTTGTTTCTAAAGAAATTCCAGTAGAGTCCATTGAAGAGGTTTCTAAGATTATTAAGAGAGCTCCAGTAATCTGGGATAACATTCATGCTAATGATTATGATCAGAAGAGACTGTTTCTGGGCCCATACAAAGGAAGATCCACAGAACTCATCCCGAGGTTAAAAGGAGTCTTGACTAATCCAAATTGTGAATTTGAAGCCAACTATGTTGCTATCCACACCCTTGCCACCTGGTACAAATCAAACATGAATGGAGTGAGGAAAGATGTAGTGATGA CTGATAGCGAAGACAGTACTGTATCGATCCAGATAAAGTTAGAAAATGAAGGCAGTGATGAAGATATAGAAACTGATGTACTCTATAGTCCACAGATGGCTCTGAAGTTAGCTTTAACAGAATGGTTGCAGGAATTTGGCGTACCTCATCAGTACAGCA GTAGGCAAGTTGCACACAGTGGGGCTAAAGCAAGTGTAGTTGATGGGactcctctagttgcagcacccTCTTTAAATGCCACAACTGTAGTTACAACTGTTTACCAGGAGCCCATTATGAGCCAGGGAGCAGCCTTGAGTGGTGAGCCTACAGCTCTGACCAaggatgaagaaaagaaacagccagATGAGGAACCCATGGACATGGTAgtggaaaaacaggaagaaacagacCACAAGAATGACAGTCAAATACTAACTGAAATCGTTGAAGCTAAAATGGCAGAGGAATTGAAACCAATGGACACTGATAAAGAGAGCATAGCTGAATCAAAATCCCCAGAGATGTCTATGCAGGAAGATTGCATTAGTGATATTGCTCCTATGCAGACTGATGAACAGACAAACAAGGAGCAGTTTGTTCCTGGTCCAAACGAAAAGCCTTTGTACACAGCAGAACCAGTGACTCTGGAGGATTTGCAGTTACTTGCTGACCTGTTTTACCTTCCTTATGAGCATGGACCCAAAGGAGCACAGATGTTGCGGGAGTTCCAGTGGCTTCGAGCAAATAGCAGTGTTGTCAGTGTCAATTGCAAAGGAAAAGACTCTGAGAAA ATTGAAGAATGGCGGTCACGAGCAGCCAAGTTTGAAGAGATGTGCGGACTAGTGATGGGAATGTTTACTCGGCTCTCCAATTGTGCCAACAGGACAATCCTTTATGACATGTACTCCTATGTGTGGGATATCAAGAGTATAATGTCTATGGTGAAGTCTTTTGTACAATGGTTAG GGTGTCGTAGTCATTCTTCAGCACAGTTCTTAATTGGAGACCAAGAACCCTGGGCCTTTAGAGGTGGTCTAGCAGGAGAGTTCCAG cGTTTGCTGCCAATTGATGGGGCAAATGACCTCTTTTTTCAACCACCCCCACTGACTCCTACCTCCAAAGTTTATACTATCAGACCATATTTTCCTAAAGATGAG GCTTCCGTGTACAAGATTTGCAGAGAAATGTATGACGATGGCGTTGGTTTACCTTTTCAAAGTCAACCTGACCTTATTGGAGATAA AAGATGA
- the OGA gene encoding protein O-GlcNAcase isoform X4 has product MVQKESQAALEERESELNSNPAASAGASLESQAAPAPGEDNPAGAGGAAVAGAAGGARRFLCGVVEGFYGRPWVMEQRKELFRRLQKWELNTYLYAPKDDYKHRMFWREMYSVEEAEQLMTLISAAREYEIEFIYAISPGLDITFSNPKEVSTLKRKLDQVSQFGCRSFALLFDDIDHNMCAADKEVFSSFAHAQVSITNEIYQYLGEPETFLFCPTEYCGTFCYPNVSQSPYLRTVGEKLLPGIEVLWTGPKVVSKEIPVESIEEVSKIIKRAPVIWDNIHANDYDQKRLFLGPYKGRSTELIPRLKGVLTNPNCEFEANYVAIHTLATWYKSNMNGVRKDVVMTDSEDSTVSIQIKLENEGSDEDIETDVLYSPQMALKLALTEWLQEFGVPHQYSSRQVAHSGAKASVVDGTPLVAAPSLNATTVVTTVYQEPIMSQGAALSGEPTALTKDEEKKQPDEEPMDMVVEKQEETDHKNDSQILTEIVEAKMAEELKPMDTDKESIAESKSPEMSMQEDCISDIAPMQTDEQTNKEQFVPGPNEKPLYTAEPVTLEDLQLLADLFYLPYEHGPKGAQMLREFQWLRANSSVVSVNCKGKDSEKIEEWRSRAAKFEEMCGLVMGMFTRLSNCANRTILYDMYSYVWDIKSIMSMVKSFVQWLGCRSHSSAQFLIGDQEPWAFRGGLAGEFQRLLPIDGANDLFFQPPPLTPTSKVYTIRPYFPKDEASVYKICREMYDDGVGLPFQSQPDLIGDKLVGGLLSLSLDYCFVLEDEDGICGYALGTVDVTPFIKKCKISWIPFMQEKYTKPNGDKELSEAEAPEGLSVK; this is encoded by the exons ATGGTGCAGAAGGAGAGCCAGGCGGCGCTGGAGGAGCGGGAGAGCGAGCTCAACTCCAACCCTGCCGCCTCCGCGGGGGCATCGTTGGAGTCGCAGGCAGCTCCAGCCCCTGGAGAAGACAACCCAGCCGGGGCCGGGGGAGCAGCGGTGGCAGGGGCGGCAGGAGGGGCTCGGAGGTTCCTATGTGGCGTGGTGGAAG GATTTTATGGAAGACCATGGGTTATGGAACAGAGAAAAGAACTCTTTAGAAG gCTCCAGAAATGggaattaaatacatatttgtatgCTCCAAAAGATGACTACAAACATAGGATGTTTTGGCGAGAGATGTATTCAGTGGAGGAAGCtg AGCAACTTATGACTCTCATCTCTGCTGCACGGGAATATGAGATAGAGTTCATCTATGCTATCTCACCTGGATTGGATATTACCTTTTCTAACCCCAAGGAAGTATCTACATTGAAGCGCAAACTGGACCAG gtTTCTCAGTTTGGATGCAGGTCGTTTGCCTTGCTTTTTGATGATATTGACCATAATATGTGTGCAGCTGACAAAGAGGTATTCAGTTCTTTTGCTCATGCCCAGGTCTCCATCACAAATGAAATTTATCAGTACCTAGGAGAGCCAGAAACTTTCCTCTTCTGTCCCACAG AATATTGTGGCACTTTCTGTTATCCAAATGTGTCTCAGTCTCCTTATTTAAGGACTGTGGGTGAAAAGCTCCTACCTGGAATTGAGGTGCTTTGGACAG GTCCCAAAGTTGTTTCTAAAGAAATTCCAGTAGAGTCCATTGAAGAGGTTTCTAAGATTATTAAGAGAGCTCCAGTAATCTGGGATAACATTCATGCTAATGATTATGATCAGAAGAGACTGTTTCTGGGCCCATACAAAGGAAGATCCACAGAACTCATCCCGAGGTTAAAAGGAGTCTTGACTAATCCAAATTGTGAATTTGAAGCCAACTATGTTGCTATCCACACCCTTGCCACCTGGTACAAATCAAACATGAATGGAGTGAGGAAAGATGTAGTGATGA CTGATAGCGAAGACAGTACTGTATCGATCCAGATAAAGTTAGAAAATGAAGGCAGTGATGAAGATATAGAAACTGATGTACTCTATAGTCCACAGATGGCTCTGAAGTTAGCTTTAACAGAATGGTTGCAGGAATTTGGCGTACCTCATCAGTACAGCA GTAGGCAAGTTGCACACAGTGGGGCTAAAGCAAGTGTAGTTGATGGGactcctctagttgcagcacccTCTTTAAATGCCACAACTGTAGTTACAACTGTTTACCAGGAGCCCATTATGAGCCAGGGAGCAGCCTTGAGTGGTGAGCCTACAGCTCTGACCAaggatgaagaaaagaaacagccagATGAGGAACCCATGGACATGGTAgtggaaaaacaggaagaaacagacCACAAGAATGACAGTCAAATACTAACTGAAATCGTTGAAGCTAAAATGGCAGAGGAATTGAAACCAATGGACACTGATAAAGAGAGCATAGCTGAATCAAAATCCCCAGAGATGTCTATGCAGGAAGATTGCATTAGTGATATTGCTCCTATGCAGACTGATGAACAGACAAACAAGGAGCAGTTTGTTCCTGGTCCAAACGAAAAGCCTTTGTACACAGCAGAACCAGTGACTCTGGAGGATTTGCAGTTACTTGCTGACCTGTTTTACCTTCCTTATGAGCATGGACCCAAAGGAGCACAGATGTTGCGGGAGTTCCAGTGGCTTCGAGCAAATAGCAGTGTTGTCAGTGTCAATTGCAAAGGAAAAGACTCTGAGAAA ATTGAAGAATGGCGGTCACGAGCAGCCAAGTTTGAAGAGATGTGCGGACTAGTGATGGGAATGTTTACTCGGCTCTCCAATTGTGCCAACAGGACAATCCTTTATGACATGTACTCCTATGTGTGGGATATCAAGAGTATAATGTCTATGGTGAAGTCTTTTGTACAATGGTTAG GGTGTCGTAGTCATTCTTCAGCACAGTTCTTAATTGGAGACCAAGAACCCTGGGCCTTTAGAGGTGGTCTAGCAGGAGAGTTCCAG cGTTTGCTGCCAATTGATGGGGCAAATGACCTCTTTTTTCAACCACCCCCACTGACTCCTACCTCCAAAGTTTATACTATCAGACCATATTTTCCTAAAGATGAG GCTTCCGTGTACAAGATTTGCAGAGAAATGTATGACGATGGCGTTGGTTTACCTTTTCAAAGTCAACCTGACCTTATTGGAGATAA GTTAGTAGGAGGGCTCCTTTCCCTCAGCCTGGATTACTGTTTTGTCCTAGAAGATGAAGATGGCATATGTGGTTATGCGCTGGGCACTGTAGATGTGACccccttcattaaaaaatgtaaaatttcctgGATTCCCTTCATGCAGGAGAAGTATACCAAACCAAATGGTGACAAAGAACTCTCTGAGGCTGAG gctCCCGAGGGGCTTTCTGTGAAGTGA
- the OGA gene encoding protein O-GlcNAcase isoform X1, whose amino-acid sequence MVQKESQAALEERESELNSNPAASAGASLESQAAPAPGEDNPAGAGGAAVAGAAGGARRFLCGVVEGFYGRPWVMEQRKELFRRLQKWELNTYLYAPKDDYKHRMFWREMYSVEEAEQLMTLISAAREYEIEFIYAISPGLDITFSNPKEVSTLKRKLDQVSQFGCRSFALLFDDIDHNMCAADKEVFSSFAHAQVSITNEIYQYLGEPETFLFCPTEYCGTFCYPNVSQSPYLRTVGEKLLPGIEVLWTGPKVVSKEIPVESIEEVSKIIKRAPVIWDNIHANDYDQKRLFLGPYKGRSTELIPRLKGVLTNPNCEFEANYVAIHTLATWYKSNMNGVRKDVVMTDSEDSTVSIQIKLENEGSDEDIETDVLYSPQMALKLALTEWLQEFGVPHQYSSRQVAHSGAKASVVDGTPLVAAPSLNATTVVTTVYQEPIMSQGAALSGEPTALTKDEEKKQPDEEPMDMVVEKQEETDHKNDSQILTEIVEAKMAEELKPMDTDKESIAESKSPEMSMQEDCISDIAPMQTDEQTNKEQFVPGPNEKPLYTAEPVTLEDLQLLADLFYLPYEHGPKGAQMLREFQWLRANSSVVSVNCKGKDSEKIEEWRSRAAKFEEMCGLVMGMFTRLSNCANRTILYDMYSYVWDIKSIMSMVKSFVQWLGCRSHSSAQFLIGDQEPWAFRGGLAGEFQRLLPIDGANDLFFQPPPLTPTSKVYTIRPYFPKDEASVYKICREMYDDGVGLPFQSQPDLIGDKLVGGLLSLSLDYCFVLEDEDGICGYALGTVDVTPFIKKCKISWIPFMQEKYTKPNGDKELSEAEKIMLSFHEEQEVLPETFLANFPSLIKMDIHKKVTDPSVAKSMMACLLSSLKANGSRGAFCEVRPDDKRILEFYSKLGCFEIAKMEGFPKDVVILGRSL is encoded by the exons ATGGTGCAGAAGGAGAGCCAGGCGGCGCTGGAGGAGCGGGAGAGCGAGCTCAACTCCAACCCTGCCGCCTCCGCGGGGGCATCGTTGGAGTCGCAGGCAGCTCCAGCCCCTGGAGAAGACAACCCAGCCGGGGCCGGGGGAGCAGCGGTGGCAGGGGCGGCAGGAGGGGCTCGGAGGTTCCTATGTGGCGTGGTGGAAG GATTTTATGGAAGACCATGGGTTATGGAACAGAGAAAAGAACTCTTTAGAAG gCTCCAGAAATGggaattaaatacatatttgtatgCTCCAAAAGATGACTACAAACATAGGATGTTTTGGCGAGAGATGTATTCAGTGGAGGAAGCtg AGCAACTTATGACTCTCATCTCTGCTGCACGGGAATATGAGATAGAGTTCATCTATGCTATCTCACCTGGATTGGATATTACCTTTTCTAACCCCAAGGAAGTATCTACATTGAAGCGCAAACTGGACCAG gtTTCTCAGTTTGGATGCAGGTCGTTTGCCTTGCTTTTTGATGATATTGACCATAATATGTGTGCAGCTGACAAAGAGGTATTCAGTTCTTTTGCTCATGCCCAGGTCTCCATCACAAATGAAATTTATCAGTACCTAGGAGAGCCAGAAACTTTCCTCTTCTGTCCCACAG AATATTGTGGCACTTTCTGTTATCCAAATGTGTCTCAGTCTCCTTATTTAAGGACTGTGGGTGAAAAGCTCCTACCTGGAATTGAGGTGCTTTGGACAG GTCCCAAAGTTGTTTCTAAAGAAATTCCAGTAGAGTCCATTGAAGAGGTTTCTAAGATTATTAAGAGAGCTCCAGTAATCTGGGATAACATTCATGCTAATGATTATGATCAGAAGAGACTGTTTCTGGGCCCATACAAAGGAAGATCCACAGAACTCATCCCGAGGTTAAAAGGAGTCTTGACTAATCCAAATTGTGAATTTGAAGCCAACTATGTTGCTATCCACACCCTTGCCACCTGGTACAAATCAAACATGAATGGAGTGAGGAAAGATGTAGTGATGA CTGATAGCGAAGACAGTACTGTATCGATCCAGATAAAGTTAGAAAATGAAGGCAGTGATGAAGATATAGAAACTGATGTACTCTATAGTCCACAGATGGCTCTGAAGTTAGCTTTAACAGAATGGTTGCAGGAATTTGGCGTACCTCATCAGTACAGCA GTAGGCAAGTTGCACACAGTGGGGCTAAAGCAAGTGTAGTTGATGGGactcctctagttgcagcacccTCTTTAAATGCCACAACTGTAGTTACAACTGTTTACCAGGAGCCCATTATGAGCCAGGGAGCAGCCTTGAGTGGTGAGCCTACAGCTCTGACCAaggatgaagaaaagaaacagccagATGAGGAACCCATGGACATGGTAgtggaaaaacaggaagaaacagacCACAAGAATGACAGTCAAATACTAACTGAAATCGTTGAAGCTAAAATGGCAGAGGAATTGAAACCAATGGACACTGATAAAGAGAGCATAGCTGAATCAAAATCCCCAGAGATGTCTATGCAGGAAGATTGCATTAGTGATATTGCTCCTATGCAGACTGATGAACAGACAAACAAGGAGCAGTTTGTTCCTGGTCCAAACGAAAAGCCTTTGTACACAGCAGAACCAGTGACTCTGGAGGATTTGCAGTTACTTGCTGACCTGTTTTACCTTCCTTATGAGCATGGACCCAAAGGAGCACAGATGTTGCGGGAGTTCCAGTGGCTTCGAGCAAATAGCAGTGTTGTCAGTGTCAATTGCAAAGGAAAAGACTCTGAGAAA ATTGAAGAATGGCGGTCACGAGCAGCCAAGTTTGAAGAGATGTGCGGACTAGTGATGGGAATGTTTACTCGGCTCTCCAATTGTGCCAACAGGACAATCCTTTATGACATGTACTCCTATGTGTGGGATATCAAGAGTATAATGTCTATGGTGAAGTCTTTTGTACAATGGTTAG GGTGTCGTAGTCATTCTTCAGCACAGTTCTTAATTGGAGACCAAGAACCCTGGGCCTTTAGAGGTGGTCTAGCAGGAGAGTTCCAG cGTTTGCTGCCAATTGATGGGGCAAATGACCTCTTTTTTCAACCACCCCCACTGACTCCTACCTCCAAAGTTTATACTATCAGACCATATTTTCCTAAAGATGAG GCTTCCGTGTACAAGATTTGCAGAGAAATGTATGACGATGGCGTTGGTTTACCTTTTCAAAGTCAACCTGACCTTATTGGAGATAA GTTAGTAGGAGGGCTCCTTTCCCTCAGCCTGGATTACTGTTTTGTCCTAGAAGATGAAGATGGCATATGTGGTTATGCGCTGGGCACTGTAGATGTGACccccttcattaaaaaatgtaaaatttcctgGATTCCCTTCATGCAGGAGAAGTATACCAAACCAAATGGTGACAAAGAACTCTCTGAGGCTGAG aaaataatgtTGAGTTTCCATGAAGAGCAGGAAGTGTTGCCAGAAACTTTCCTTGCCAACTTCCCTTCTCTGATAAAGATGGATATTCACAAAAAAGTAACTGATCCAAGTGTAGCTAAAAGCATGATGGCTTGCCTCCTGTCTTCACTGAAGGCTAATG gctCCCGAGGGGCTTTCTGTGAAGTGAGACCTGATGATAAAAGAATTTTGGAATTTTACAGCAAGTTAGGCTGTTTTGAAATTGCAAAAATGGAAGGATTTCCAAAGGATGTGGTTATACTTGGTCGGAGCCTGTGA